One window of the Benincasa hispida cultivar B227 chromosome 3, ASM972705v1, whole genome shotgun sequence genome contains the following:
- the LOC120073990 gene encoding transcription factor MYB41-like encodes MMGRTPCCEKEGLKKGPWTPEEDQKLVDYIHKHGYGNWRTLPKNAGLQRCGKSCRLRWTNYLRPDIKRGRFSFEEEETIIQLHSILGNKWSAIAARLPGRTDNEIKNYWNTHIRKRLLRMGIDPITHNPRLDLLDLSSILGSTFYDNNTPNSQMNNFSRLIGIHNSINPEILRLASNFMSSNNISQHQTPNFLLQNIENQEQYSHMIISQLQLQQQQQQIDQTPALPPLHEVSAGCSPSTATSCGGETPYYYSSGHQLLFPSSSNFTSEFYSQNCQHPNDEIASNNNNLNGFNYSPLEQCVDQFQSYDFYGSHEDQEQFHEQIMEPSPENSTLNSSPTPLNSNSTYFSTANGNGTDQDEKESYCSQFFKFEIPDFLDVNPFV; translated from the exons ATGATGGGAAGAACCCCATGCTGTGAAAAAGAAGGTCTGAAGAAAGGTCCATGGACTCCTGAAGAAGATCAGAAACTTGTTGATTATATTCACAAACATGGCTATGGAAACTGGAGAACTCTTCCCAAAAATGCAG GTCTACAACGATGTGGAAAGAGCTGCCGTCTTCGATGGACAAACTATTTGAGGCCGGATATTAAGAGAGGAAGATTTTcatttgaggaagaagaaacaaTTATTCAACTTCACAGCATTTTGGGCAACAA atGGTCTGCCATAGCTGCTCGATTACCAGGAAGAACAGACAACGAAATAAAGAACTACTGGAACACCCACATTCGAAAAAGATTGTTGAGAATGGGAATTGACCCGATAACCCACAACCCAAGGCTTGATCTTCTTGATTTATCTTCCATTTTAGGGTCAACTTTTTACGATAATAATACTCCCAATTCCCAAATGAACAATTTCTCAAGGTTAATTGGAATTCATAACTCAATTAACCCTGAAATTCTTAGATTGGCCAGCAATTTCATGTCCTCTAACAATATCTCTCAACATCAAACTCCAAATTTTCTGCTACAAAACATTGAAAATCAAGAACAATATTCCCACATGATCATCTCTCAGTTACAattacaacaacaacaacaacaaattgACCAAACCCCAGCTCTTCCGCCGCTCCATGAAGTCTCCGCCGGTTGCAGCCCATCCACCGCCACCTCTTGCGGCGGAGAAACTCCCTATTATTATTCCTCCGGCCACCAATTATTATTCCCATCATCATCAAATTTCACCTCTGAGTTTTACTCCCAAAATTGCCAACACCCAAATGACGAAATAgcctcaaataataataatttgaatgGTTTTAATTACTCACCTTTAGAACAGTGTGTGGATCAGTTTCAAAGTTACGATTTTTATGGTTCACATGAAGATCAAGAACAGTTTCATGAACAAATTATGGAGCCGTCGCCGGAAAATTCGACTCTGAATTCGAGCCCAACGCCATTGAACTCAAATTCAACATATTTCAGTACAGCCAATGGGAATGGGACTGATCAAGATGAGAAAGAAAGCTACTGCAGCCAATTTTTCAAGTTTGAAATCCCCGATTTTTTGGATGTTAATCCCTTCGTGTAA